From the bacterium genome, the window AATCGGCTTGGACCAGGTCGCCCCCTCATCCTCTGAAAGCTGAATATAGGGTCGGCAATCATGGAAACCGTGCTTGACGAGATACAAAAGGGCGATTTTCCCGCTGGCTAGTCGCAGCAAAGAGACCGAGCCGGTAGTCTGTTCAGCCCAATTGGAAACTAAAATCTCCGTCTTTTCACTCCAAGTGCGCCCCTCATCATAGGAACGCGTCATTCCAACGCACCCTTCGCTGTCATCACCGACCCCGCCAGTAAAGTGCCACCAGGCAAATAGAAGACTGCCATCCTTAAGCGTAACAAAGCTCCCCTCAGTATTCCGAGGACTTTCCGGAGTCGCCATGATTTCCATCACGATCTCATTCATATCACTCACCCCTTATAAAAGACTGTACCCCAAAGCTTCGGCAACGCAATTACTGAATTATCTTTCCCCATCTTCCGCCCCGGACTGCAGTGGATTAGGACTATAAGGATTTGACTGATTGGTCTTTAGCCTTTCACCTTTATTTACAGTCAGTAGCAGGAAGTGGTTTCGTTCCTTTTGGTGAAATCGTAGTGGCTCCTGGGGTGGTGAGTTTAATTCGCTGCGGCTTGCCATAACAGAAATTAGTGCCACCTGGTGTAAGCTTATCTTTATTGAAACGTTTGGCATGCCCATCAGCGAGTACCACATTCGTTCCACTGCTGTGCAGA encodes:
- a CDS encoding sialidase family protein, whose translation is MNEIVMEIMATPESPRNTEGSFVTLKDGSLLFAWWHFTGGVGDDSEGCVGMTRSYDEGRTWSEKTEILVSNWAEQTTGSVSLLRLASGKIALLYLVKHGFHDCRPYIQLSEDEGATWSKPI